The proteins below come from a single Tissierella sp. MB52-C2 genomic window:
- the purD gene encoding phosphoribosylamine--glycine ligase — MKVLVLGSGGREHALCWKIAKSSKVSKIYCAPGNGGTAELAENMDINVDDIDKLLEFALENNIDLTVVGPEQPLVLGIVDRFQEEGLKIFGVNKECARLEGSKEFSKVFMEKYNIPTAKYKTFTDLEDAIEGIKEFSYPLVIKADGLCAGKGVVICHSEDEAKDTLKDILGNKIFGDEGNKVVIEEFLDGVETSLLCVVTKDKIVPMESAKDYKKIYDGDKGPNTGGVGCISPSPIFNEELSEKIEKNILNNIRYGLAKENLDFRGILFIGLMVVKGEPKVLEFNTRFGDPETEVLIPRLDSDIVELFEKTIDGTFMKSDLKWNNDRAMTVVLVSEGYPNEYEKGFKIINIDKVDNNTIVFHNGTKIVDKDLVTNGGRVLSVTSLGKTLDETIKNAYENVEKINFSNMYYRKDIGKI; from the coding sequence ATGAAAGTATTAGTATTAGGTAGCGGAGGTAGAGAACACGCATTATGTTGGAAAATAGCTAAAAGTAGTAAAGTAAGTAAGATTTATTGTGCTCCAGGCAATGGGGGAACTGCTGAATTAGCTGAAAATATGGATATAAATGTAGATGATATAGATAAATTATTAGAATTTGCATTAGAAAACAATATAGATTTAACTGTAGTAGGGCCTGAACAACCCTTAGTTTTAGGAATTGTAGATAGGTTTCAAGAAGAAGGATTAAAAATCTTTGGTGTAAATAAAGAATGTGCTAGACTTGAAGGAAGTAAAGAATTTTCTAAAGTATTTATGGAAAAATATAATATACCTACTGCAAAGTATAAAACATTTACAGATTTAGAAGATGCAATAGAAGGAATAAAGGAGTTTTCATATCCATTAGTTATAAAGGCTGATGGATTATGTGCTGGAAAAGGTGTAGTTATTTGTCATAGTGAAGATGAGGCTAAAGATACATTAAAAGATATTTTAGGAAATAAAATATTTGGTGATGAAGGAAACAAAGTAGTTATAGAGGAATTTCTAGATGGCGTAGAAACATCACTGCTTTGTGTGGTAACAAAGGATAAAATAGTTCCTATGGAGTCTGCTAAGGATTATAAAAAGATATATGATGGTGATAAGGGACCTAATACTGGTGGTGTAGGTTGTATATCTCCTAGTCCTATATTTAATGAAGAATTAAGTGAAAAGATTGAGAAGAATATTTTAAATAATATTAGATATGGATTAGCTAAGGAGAATTTAGATTTTAGAGGAATACTTTTTATTGGATTAATGGTCGTAAAAGGAGAGCCAAAGGTATTAGAATTTAATACAAGGTTTGGAGATCCTGAAACTGAAGTACTAATTCCAAGACTTGATTCAGATATAGTAGAGTTATTTGAGAAAACCATAGATGGAACATTTATGAAATCTGACCTAAAATGGAATAATGATAGAGCTATGACAGTAGTTTTAGTATCAGAAGGCTACCCAAATGAATATGAAAAAGGATTTAAGATAATAAATATAGACAAAGTAGATAATAATACTATTGTATTCCATAATGGCACAAAGATTGTCGATAAGGATTTAGTTACAAATGGAGGGCGAGTTTTATCTGTGACTAGCTTAGGAAAAACTCTTGATGAAACCATAAAAAATGCTTATGAAAATGTAGAAAAAATTAATTTTAGCAACATGTATTATAGGAAAGATATAGGAAAGATATAG
- the purH gene encoding bifunctional phosphoribosylaminoimidazolecarboxamide formyltransferase/IMP cyclohydrolase, with product MKRALISVFHKEGIVEFASCLRELGWEIISTGGTSKILQKAGVEIIEVEDITKFPEILDGRVKTLNPYIHGGLLYRRDEPSHMETIEKMNIGPIDMVVNNLYPFEETIKRPGVTHEEIIENIDIGGPSMIRAAAKNYNDVTVIVDPKDYEIVLKELKENNETTIKTRQYLARKVFNYTAYYDTLISNYFNEIEEVIFPERLTLAYKSKEELRYGENPHQRAAFYKEVGKIEGTLAGAVQIHGKELSFNNINDANGAIDALKIFDEPTVVAVKHANPCGIGSGKDISEAYEKAYECDKESIFGGIVAANREIDEELAEKLNSIFIEIVIAPSFTEQAIKILTQKKNIRILEIKDILDDKYKELDIKKILGGVLVQNRDTILLKEELQVVTKRNPTEKEMEDLIFAWKAAKTVKSNGVVIAKDKGTIGIGLGEVNRSWAVKNAIDRSGDKIAEGVLASDGFFPFKDSIEFLNEAGIKAIIQPGGSIKDKEVIEEADKNNMAMIFTDIRHFKH from the coding sequence GTGGTACATCTAAGATCTTGCAAAAAGCAGGAGTAGAAATAATAGAAGTAGAGGATATAACTAAATTCCCGGAAATATTAGATGGAAGAGTAAAGACTCTAAATCCATATATCCATGGAGGCTTATTATATAGAAGAGATGAGCCTTCCCATATGGAAACAATAGAGAAAATGAATATTGGACCTATTGATATGGTGGTAAATAATCTTTATCCCTTTGAAGAGACTATAAAAAGACCAGGAGTAACTCATGAAGAAATTATAGAAAATATAGATATAGGCGGACCATCTATGATTAGAGCTGCAGCGAAAAATTACAATGATGTAACTGTAATAGTTGATCCAAAGGATTATGAAATAGTACTAAAGGAATTAAAGGAGAATAACGAGACCACTATAAAAACAAGGCAATATTTGGCGAGAAAAGTATTTAACTATACAGCTTATTATGATACCTTAATATCAAATTATTTTAATGAAATAGAGGAAGTTATATTTCCAGAAAGATTAACTTTAGCATATAAATCTAAAGAAGAATTAAGATATGGAGAAAACCCTCATCAAAGAGCAGCTTTTTATAAGGAAGTAGGAAAAATAGAAGGAACCCTTGCAGGAGCAGTACAAATCCATGGGAAAGAACTTTCTTTTAATAATATTAATGATGCCAACGGTGCAATTGATGCTTTAAAAATATTTGATGAGCCTACTGTAGTAGCTGTAAAACATGCTAATCCTTGTGGTATTGGCAGTGGAAAAGACATATCTGAAGCCTATGAAAAGGCTTATGAGTGTGATAAAGAATCTATATTTGGAGGTATAGTTGCTGCCAATAGAGAAATTGATGAGGAACTTGCTGAAAAGTTAAACAGTATATTTATTGAAATAGTAATTGCACCATCATTTACAGAACAAGCAATAAAAATATTAACTCAAAAGAAAAACATACGAATTCTAGAAATAAAAGATATTCTAGATGATAAATACAAAGAACTAGATATAAAAAAGATATTAGGTGGAGTTTTGGTACAAAATAGAGATACTATTTTATTAAAAGAAGAGTTACAAGTAGTTACAAAAAGAAATCCTACAGAAAAAGAAATGGAAGACTTAATATTTGCTTGGAAAGCTGCAAAAACTGTAAAATCCAATGGAGTAGTTATAGCTAAGGATAAAGGAACTATAGGTATAGGTCTAGGTGAAGTGAATAGATCATGGGCAGTTAAAAATGCCATAGATAGATCGGGAGATAAGATTGCAGAAGGTGTTCTAGCTTCTGATGGATTCTTCCCATTTAAAGATTCAATAGAATTTTTAAATGAAGCAGGAATAAAGGCAATCATCCAACCAGGAGGTTCCATTAAGGATAAAGAAGTCATAGAAGAGGCGGACAAAAATAATATGGCTATGATATTTACAGATATAAGACATTTCAAACATTAA